The Blattabacterium cuenoti genomic sequence TAACTTTAGCTGCTTGTAAAGGTCCAGTTATTCAATCTATTCCTTATATTGTTAAACCAAGTTCTATAACTCCAGGAATACCAAATTATTACGCTTCTACAATGATTGATTCTTTTGATATAGGATGCATTTTGGTAAAAACAAGAGAAGGACGTCCTATAAAAATAGAGCCTAATTCAACTTCAAAATACTTTAATACAACTTCTGCTAGAATACAATCTTCTTTATTGTCTCTTTATAATGAAGAAAGATTAAAATATCCCTTTTTAAAAGGAAAGAAAAGTTCTTGGAAAAAAATAGATGATTACATTATTCAACATTTAGAAAGTATATCTAAAACAAATAAAGATATAATCTTTCTTTCTTCTTCTTTTCCAAGTTTTTCTACAAAAAAATTAATTCAAAATTTTAAAAATATTTATCCTAATACTAAGTGGATTACTTACGATGCTATTTCATATTCCAAAGTATTAGATGCATCGGAAAAAATATTTGGAGTTCGTGCTTTTCCTTTTTTTAATTTAGAAAAGTCTGAATTGATAGTGTCGTTTGATGCTGATTTTTTAGGAGATTGGTGCCCAGAAAATATGGGTAAACGTTACGTTACCAATAGAAATCCTAGCAAATCAATGTCGCAACACATTCAAATAGAGAGCAATATGAGTATTTCTGGAGCAAATGCAGATGTTAGAATAGCAAAAAGACCTTCTGAAATAAAAAAAATGTTATTTGAAATTTATCAAAAAATTTTTTTTGGAAAAGAACCCAAAGATCGATCCATAAGGAAAATAGCGTCCTTAATTGAGGAAATAGGATCTAAAAGTGTAGTTTTCGCAGATGGAGACCAAGATTCTTATGAATTATCTTTTTTAATTAATAAAAAAATTAATAGTGATGCATTAAAAAATGATAAGTATATTTTATCAAAAGAAAGTAACGATAAAAACTTCAAAAAATTTCTGGAAGATTTAGAAAAAGAAAAGATAGGATGTTTATTTATTCACAACACCGATCCTCTTTATAGCCTCCCACTATCTATTTCCAAAAATATAAAAAGATTTATCAAAAAAATACCTTTAACTGTATCTTTATCAACAAGTCAAGATGATACTAATGAAATAATAGACGTTTTAACTCCAATTCCTCATTGGATGGAATCTTGGGGAGATACAAATCCTATTACTGACACTTTTACCTTAATTCAACCTACTATTCAACAGATTTTTGATACAAGACAATTACAAGATTCTTTAATTATTTGGGGAAAAATGAAATATAAAGATTATTACAATTTTTTGAAAGAAACATGGGAAAAAAATATTATTCCTAAATCCAATGTTTCTTCTTTTCATGAAGCATTATTCCATGGAGTTGTGCAGATAAAAAATAAAAAATCTAATAATAATTTTTTTAACATTGGTAAAAGAAAAAGAAAAGAATGTAGATATAAATTAATTGATTATCAAAAAAAATCGGAAAATAATTTTGAATTAAGATTGTATACAAAAATCAGTATGGGAGATGGATATCAATATAATAATCCTTGGTTACAAGAACTTCCGGATCCTATAACACGTACTACTTGGGATAATTACTTAACAATTTCATATTCTGATGCAGATAAAATGCAGTTAAAAAACTGGAATGAAGGAGATGGATCTTTAAATGGAAACTGTGTAAATTTAATTAAAAATAATGAAATATTAATTCGGGATATTCCTGTTTTTATTCAAATTGGACAAGCTATAGGATCTTTAGGTTTAGCTTTCGGTTATGGACAAAAAAATGGAAAATTATCCAATTTATGCAACGGAAAAAATGCTTACAAAATTTACGATAATTTTTGTATTATACAAAAAGATATACAAATAAAAAAAGTAAATAAAATTCATAAATTTTCTTGTATACAACTACAAAATACAACAGTAGGAAGAAATTTAATTAAAGAAACAGATTTAGATACTTTTTTAACAAAAAATAAAGAAATTTGGAATGAAGAAGAAAAAATTTCTACTTACAAAGGAATGCTTTCTCCACAAGAAATTTCTATTTGGAATCAAAATAAAAATAAAGAGGAAAAGAAAAAAAGTGGACATCATTTTAATTTGTCTATAGATTTGAATGCTTGTATAGGATGTGGATCCTGTATAATTGCATGTCATTCAGAAAATAATGTTCCTGTTGTTGGAAAAGAAGAAATCAGAAAATCTAGAGATATGCATTGGTTACGTGTGGATAGGTACTATTCTAAAAGTAATCAAAATAATATTGATCAAGAAAATATTCATGATAATACAAAGGTTTCTTTTCAACCTATTATGTGTCAACATTGTGATTATGCTCCTTGTGAAACTGTATGTCCCGTTGGAGCAACTATTCATGGAAAACAAGGACAAAACATGATGGTCTATAATCGTTGTGTAGGAACTCGCTATTGTGCTAATAACTGTCCTTATAAAGTGAGACGTTTTAATTGGTTTAATTATTCTAATAACCAGAAATTTGATTTTAATATGAATAATACTTTAGGAAAAATGGTTTTAAACCCTGATGTAGTCGTTAGAACTAGAGGAGTTATGGAAAAATGTTCTTTATGTATACAAAGAACGCAATATGTTATAGGAATAGCAAAAAAAGAAAATAGAGAAATAAAAGATAAAGAATTTGAAACAGCTTGTAGTATTTCTTGTCCTACAAATGCCATTACTTTTGGAGACATTAATAATGAAAATAGTCTTATTTATGAAAAGATAAAAAATACAAGATCTTATAAACTTCTTGATTTTATAGGAATACGACCTAATGTTTCTTATCAAGTGAAAATAAGGAATGATAAAAAAAAATGAAATAGAAAAATTATGTCAAATCACTATGATTCCTCTCTCAGAAAACCATTAATTTTAGGTAAAAAAACATTCAAAAATATTACTGATGATATATTAAATCCTATAGAAAAAAAAGCTGGAAATCTATGGTGGATAGCTTTATTCATTTCTATTTTAGCTTTTTTATGGGGATTAATATGTATTATCTATACAATAGGAACGGGTATAGGGGTCTGGGGATTAAATAGAACAATAAATTGGGCTTGGGATATTACTAATTTTGTATGGTGGGTTGGTATTGGTCACGCTGGAACTTTAATTTCCGCTGTTTTATTATTATTTCGTCAAAAATGGCGTTTGTCTATCAATCGATCAGCAGAAGCTATGACAATTTTTGCGGTTATCCAAGCTGGATTATTCCCCATTATTCACATGGGGAGGCCATGGAATGCCCATTGGGTATTGCCTATCCCTAATCAATTTGGTTCTTTGTGGCCTAATTTTAATTCTCCTTTATTATGGGATGTTTTCGCAATTAGCACTTATTTTTCTGTATCTACTGTTTTTTGGTTTATGGGATTAATACCTGATTTTGCTATGATTAGAGATAGGGTATCAGATCCATTTCAAAAAAAAATTTATGGTATTCTTAGTTTTGGATGGGGAGGAACATCAAAAGATTGGCAAAGATTTGAAGAAATATCCTTGATTTTAGCTGGTCTATGTACACCATTAGTTTTTTCTGTTCATACCATAGTTTCCTTTGATTTTGCAACTTCTGTAATAAAAGGTTGGCATAGTACTATATTCCCTCCTTATTTTGTAGCAGGAGCCATATTTTCTGGATTTGCAATGGTACAAACTTTACTCGGTGTAGCTAGAAAAGTTCTTTCTTTAGAAAGTTATATAACAAGAAATCACATAGAATATATGAATATGATTATTTTGTTAACAGGGGGAATCGTTTTATTGGCTTATATTTCAGAATTTATTCTTGCCTGGTATTCAGGAAATCCATTTGAAAAATTCATTTATTTTTCTAAAGAGGCAGCTACAGGCCCATTTTGGTGGGCTTTTTGGACTTTAATCATTTGTAATATCATTATTCCTCAATTTTTATGGATTAAATATATACGGAGAAGTTTTTTTTGGTCTTATGTAATAGCTATAATTATAAATATAGGAATGTGGTTTGAAAGATTTGATATCATTGTTTTAAATCTAAGTCATGACTATCTCCCTTCTTCTTGGACTGGATTTATTCCATCATTTGTAGATGTTGGAATATTTATAGGAACAATTGGATTGTTCTTTGTTCTTTATTTATTATACATACGTACATTTCCGGTAATATCACAATCAGAATTAAAAACAATCTTAAAACCTTACAACAAAAACAAAGAAAATGAATAATAAATATATACATGCATTATATGATAATGATTCTACATTAATGAACAGTATTAAGATTCTTCAAAATAATGATTTTAGTATACATGAAGTTTATTCTCCTTTTCCCATTCATAATTTAGATAAAGTATTAAAATTAGAAAAAACTAATTTATCTTTTTTGTCTTTCATGTATGGATTATTTGGATTTTGCATAGCAAGTATTTTAACTTGGTATACTATGATTTTAGACTGGCCTCAAAATATTGGTGGAAAACCATCTTTTTCTTGGATCAGAAATATTCCTTCTTTTATTCCTGTAATATTTGAATTATCCATTTTTTTTTCTGCACATTTTATGTGTATTACTTATCTTATTCAATGCAGATTATTTCCAGGATTTATTCGGAAAAACCCAGACCCTAGAACCACTGATAATATGTTCTTAATAGAGATTAAAATTAAAAAAAATACTAAAAGATTGGTAAATTTACTGAAAAATAATGGAGCAATGGAAGTTTTTATAAAAAATTAAAGATCTCTTGAATAATGAAAAATTTTTATAGAATTACTATCATATTAAATATGACTTCTATATTTATATTAGGATCTTGTTGGTTGGATAAGAAAAAACCAAATATAGTTTACATGCCAGACATGTATTATTCAGACGCATATGAGCCTTATTCAGATCCTGATTTTTATTATTATAAAAAAATTAAAAAAATTAAAATTCCATTATTTTTGAATGGTAAAACTTCTTCTCTTTTACCAGTAAAAGGAACGGTTCCAAGAACTGATTTTTATAACTCTATTTCATATGAAATAGAAAATAAAGGATTTAATTATTCTAAAAAAATAATCACATATCCTTTTCATGTTCATGAAAATAACAATGAAGATATTTTAAAAAATGGAAAAAAATTATATCAAATCAATTGTTCTATATGTCATGGAGATAATGGAGATGGAGAAGGTCAATTAGTAAAAAATGAAAAAATATTAGGAATTCCTAATTATAAAGATAGAAATATTACTATTGGAAGTGTTTATTATGTTATTACATACGGTAAAAATAATATGAATTCTTATGCTTCTCAATTAAATGAAATGGACAGATGGAACATATCTGAATACGTTATGTATCTAAAAAATAAATAAAAAATAAACATGTATCAATTTATTAAAAATAATAAAAGAATTGCTATTCTTATAATGATTATAGGTTTTGTTTTTATTTTTTTAGACAAAATTCTTTTAGAAGATTTAGAAAAAAATAAAAATTTTTTAAACTTTAATAAAGAAAAAAAAATTCTGACACATGAGGAAACAGAAAAAAACAACAATCCTTGGACAGGTTTATATATTTCTATTTTTTATTTTACTTCTATTTCTTTAGGATCCCTATTTTTTCTAGTTATTCAAAACGTTTCAAAATCAGGTTGGTCTGTTATTTTACATCCTATTATGGAAATAATAGCATCTTTTATTCCATATGGATGTTCTATGATTTTTATCATTTTATTATTAAATACAATGGATTGGATTCATATGTTTCATTGGATGGATTCTAATTTATATAATCCAAACTCTATAAAATTTGATAAAATTATAGAAAGCAAAAAATTATTTTTAAATATTCCTTTTTTTTTAATAAGAAGTATTATTTATGTATTAGGATGCAGTTTTTTTTATTTAAAAATAAAAAAAATATCTTCTACATTATATAAAACACATTCTCTGAATGATTATAAAAAATTATATTTCATATCTGTTATTTTTATTGTATTTTTCTCTATTATTTCTATATTTATGGCATGGGATTGGATTATGTCGTTAAATCCACATTGGTTTAGTACTTTATTTGGATGGTATGTTTTTAGTAGTTATCTAGTGACAGGAATAGGAACTATTACAATAGTAGCTATTTACCTAAATAAAAAAGGATATTTTCCATTATTTAGAAAAAGTCATTTACACGATTTAAGTAAGTATTTATTTTCTAGTAGCTTATTATGGACTTACTTTTGGTTTTCACAATTCTTACTTTATTGGTACGGAAATGTTCCAGAAGAAATTGCCTATTTCTTAAAAAGAGAAGAAATGTATAATTTCATTCATTTTTGGATGCTTATTCCAAATTTTGTAATTCCTTTTTTTGGATTAATAAGCAGCAATAGCAAATCTAATCCTAATATTGTGTTTACAGTATCTTTAATTTTACTAATTGGACATTATATAGATATCTATAATTTGATAGCTCCAGATGTTAATATAGAAGGAAATATAAAATATGGAATATCTGAAATAGGTTCTATCTTATTAATAGGTGGATTTTTCATTTATATTTTGTGTTATAAAATAAATAAGAAAGAATTAAATGCTTCAATAGGAAATCCTTTTTTTCAAGAAAGTAAGAATTATAAATATCCCTACATGTAACCGTTAAGAAATAAAATTAATAAAAAAAACATTTTAAAATTTTCTATTTATTCTTTAAAATATTTTATTTTTTACATTGAAAATAGAAACCTATTTTTTATCTTTTAAAAAATTCATTATAGATTTATTAGATCCAAAAAGAGTCAATATATCACCTGTTTGCAAAATAGTATCACCTGTAACCAATCCAATTACTTTTCTTGTAAAATTTTCTTTTGAAGACATAGGATTTTTAATATCTCGTATTACAGTAATTAAAGAAACAGAATATTTTTGTGTTAGTTTCAAACTTTTGAGAGATTTTCCACTAAAAGAAGATGGAGAAAAAACCTCTGCTATGGAATGTTTATTATCTACTCTAAAATAATCTAAAGCATAATTAAAAGATATTTGTTTAGTTAATCTAAAAGCAGCGTCCTGTTCTGGATGCACAACATCACTGATTCCCATTGCTTCTAATATCGTATCATGTATCTTTGATAAAGATCTACTAACTATTCTAAGATTTTTGTACTTCTTTTTAAGGATTGCAGTAGTTACTATTGATGAGCCTTCATTTTCTCCAATGGCTACAATTCCTAAATCTGCTTGTTGAATAGGTAATACTTTATAAGCAGATTCATTATTAGCATCCATACATACTACATTTGCTATATGATCTTTTAATAAATCTATCTTTTCCATTTTATGATCTATACCGAACACTTCGTGTCCATTATCCGTTAAATTGAGAGCTAAAGATCTTCCAAAATTTCCTAACCCTATAATTATAATCTTCATGTTTTTATTATGTAAATCTATTAATATTAATTAATCAGTATATTTCCTTTAGGAAATCTATAATAATAATGAGAACTAATTTTATTTTTCTTGAATAATCCAACCATTACGTTAAATATCCCTATTCTTCCTAATAACATTAGACATATTAAAATCAATTTACTTCCATTAGATAAACTAGAAGTGATTCCCAAAGATAATCCTACTGTTGAAAAAGCAGAAAAAACTTCAAAAGAAATAGATAAAATATCTTTTTTAGGATCTAAAAAAATAATAATTAAAATACTTATGTATATCACGATTAACGATAACATAATAATTGAAAAGGATAATCGGATAGATTCTGAAGGTATTTCTTTTCTTTCTATTTCTAATCTATTTTTTCCTCTGGATAAAGAAATAATATTCATTAATGCTAATGCAAAAGTACTTGTCTTAATTCCACCACCAGTAGAAGCTGGAGAAGCTCCTATCCACATTAAAAATATAGTTAAAAAAATAGTTATTGGAGCTAAATTATTCATGTTTACAACATGAAATCCTGCTGTTCTAGACGTAGCAGAAGAAAAAAATGAAGCAATCCATTTTCCATAAAAAGAAGAATGTTCCGAAAGAGAAGAATGATATTCACTGATATAGTAAAAAACAGTTCCAAAAAAAAGTAAAAAAACAGTTGTTGTTACAACGATTTTTGTATTTAAAGTTACTATATGTGCAGGATGATGAAGATACTCATCTTTAAAAATTTTATAAAAATATTTTTTTATGGTCAACCATATATATGTAAAAAAATTAAATAGAATATTAAACCCTATTCCACCTAATATTAATAAAAAAGCAACAATTATCTGTAAAAAATAATTAAACCTTACAGAATGTGAATATAATCCTTTACTAAGAGTAGAAAAGCCACTATTGCAAAAAGCGGAAATAGAATGAAAAATTGAAAAAAACAAAGGACTATCAGTCTCTATTGTATTTTGATCCTTAATAGAACAATAGATTAACAAAGTTCCTATAAGTTCTATTGTTATAGTAAACATAACTACCTTTACAGCTAGAGTAAGAACATTACTTGTTGTTTTTGTATTTAAAAAATTGCTAACGAAAATAGCTTCTTTAAAAGAAAATCCATCTTTAAAAAAATAACTAAAAAAAGAAGTTATAGTTAAAATCCCTAAACCTCCCAATTCAACTAAAATAAGTATAATTACCTTTCCTAAATAAGTAAAATCTTTAGCTGTATCTAATACGGATAATCCTGTAACACATACAGCGCTAGTAGAAGTAAATAAAGCATCTATAAATGATATTTTTTTGACTGTAGATGCTGGAAACATTAACAAAAATGAACCTAAGAAAGATAAGGAAACAAAACTTATAATAAATATAAAAGCAGGATTGTTTATTTTTGAATAAATTATTCGTATAAAATAAGTAACACGAATAAGTATATGTAGAATTAAACTAACCAATAAATATATTTTTATGTCGTCTGTTATTTTTTCATCATTACATAAAAATATTTTCCATAAAGAGAAAATAATAAAAATTACCAATATAAAAAAAGACAAAAAAACCATTAATTTATAATTCCTTTTTAAGTCTGTTTTTAAAAGAATAAAAATATGTATTATACTTATAATGAAGACTAATCCTATAATCATTTCGGAATTGAAAAATCGAAAAGTTTCCCATCCTAGAGAAATTATTATATAAAGTAATATAATTGAAGTTGCAATTTCTAAAAAATTTCGAAGTCTAATTTTAATCATGATTTTTATGAAACATTTTTTGATTATTTCGAATATTTCTCTTTTTGTTACTTGGAAAGTTTTATTACATACATTTACATTGATTATATAAAATCATTACTTATTTTATTTTTTCGAACACTTTCGTATAAACTACGAAATGTTACGGAGTTTTCTTTTTGAGAATGATAATGGTTTCAATATGATAATTTTACCCTTCTTTATCTAAGTAATTTTAATTTTGTTTCTGTTACTCAGAAAGAGTATCTTTTCTAAAAAAATTTATGGATTTTTATCGTAGTCTATTAAAAAATTTATAAATAAAAAGGAACAAATTTTTCAATATCATCAAATTTTTTATCGCAAAACTTTACGTAAGAAATAAAAGACATATCTATTGCAGATGGATAAGCTTTAAAGAAAAAATTTTTTTTAGAAATCAATTTTTCTACGGAAAAATCAACATTTCCTATAAAGTGTACTTTTTGATTTTTCGTGAATCGTGTAAAAAAATCGTCATGAATTTTTTTAATAGAAATTGGATATAATCTTTTTTTTGATTCATTAAACAATGAAGTATAAAACAAATCAGATTTAGCTTGTATCATTGGAATCAAAAATCCACTTTTTACATTTATTTTTTGACTTAAAATAGTTAAAGAATCCATAGATAATAAAGGAATCCCTAATGAATAACATAACCCTTTAGCTGAGGAAGATCCTATTCTTAAAGCGGTGTATGACCCTGGCCCTTTACTAACGCAAACAGATTTTAAATCTTTAAGATGTATTTTAGAAATTTCTGTAGCATATTTTATAAATGTGTGTAATTTTTCTGAATGAAAATATTCTTTCGAATATTCTTCTATAGAGACTAGACATAATCCATTTTTAGCAATACTCACTGAACAATTTTTAGTAGAAGTTTCTAAATTTAGAATTAAAGACATATAAATTTTATTATATTGAAAACAAAAAAGATCATTAAATATATTGTTTTTTGGTTAAAAAAATATATTGATCAATCTCAATCAAATGGTTTTATAATTGGAATATCTGGTGGAATAGATTCTTCTGTAACTTCTTCTTTAGTAGCCATGACAAAATTTCCTACTATAGTTTTGGAAATGCCTATTTTAGAAAAGAAAAAAAATTTTTTGGCTGAAAAACATGCAAAATTTTTAACTAATACATATTCAAATGTTTCTTATTTCAAAAAAGATTTATCTATTTTATTTACTTCTTTTTGTCATATAATTAATAAAAAAAATAAAAAATCTTCTTTAGCACTGGCAAATCTTCAATCTCGTCTTCGAATGTTAACTTTATACTATTACGCCAACGTGAAAAATTATCTCGTTGTTGGAACTGGAAATAAAGTAGAAGATTTTGGAGTAGGTTTTTTTACAAAATATGGAGATGGAGGAGTTGATTTACATCCTATAGCTGATTTAACTAAAAGCGAAGTTCGTTTTCTCGCAAAAGAGTTAAATATAGTAGATGAAATTCAAAAAGCAAAACCAACAGATGGACTTTGGGAGGATGAAAGATCAGATGAAAATCAATTAGGAGTTTCTTATGAAGAATTAGAATGGGCTATGAAAATTACAAAAAAAAAAGATTGTAATTTTTCTAAAGAGAAATACAAAATCTTCAAAAGATATCAAATTTTAAATCAAAAAAATAAACACAAGATGATTCTTATTCCGGTTTGTAAAATTCCTTCCTTATTTAAGGTATAAAAGTCATATAAAGAAAAATATGAT encodes the following:
- a CDS encoding 4Fe-4S dicluster domain-containing protein: MKLKNKKIKNYNPIKDILKEKTSRRDFLKWIGFSTASVTLAACKGPVIQSIPYIVKPSSITPGIPNYYASTMIDSFDIGCILVKTREGRPIKIEPNSTSKYFNTTSARIQSSLLSLYNEERLKYPFLKGKKSSWKKIDDYIIQHLESISKTNKDIIFLSSSFPSFSTKKLIQNFKNIYPNTKWITYDAISYSKVLDASEKIFGVRAFPFFNLEKSELIVSFDADFLGDWCPENMGKRYVTNRNPSKSMSQHIQIESNMSISGANADVRIAKRPSEIKKMLFEIYQKIFFGKEPKDRSIRKIASLIEEIGSKSVVFADGDQDSYELSFLINKKINSDALKNDKYILSKESNDKNFKKFLEDLEKEKIGCLFIHNTDPLYSLPLSISKNIKRFIKKIPLTVSLSTSQDDTNEIIDVLTPIPHWMESWGDTNPITDTFTLIQPTIQQIFDTRQLQDSLIIWGKMKYKDYYNFLKETWEKNIIPKSNVSSFHEALFHGVVQIKNKKSNNNFFNIGKRKRKECRYKLIDYQKKSENNFELRLYTKISMGDGYQYNNPWLQELPDPITRTTWDNYLTISYSDADKMQLKNWNEGDGSLNGNCVNLIKNNEILIRDIPVFIQIGQAIGSLGLAFGYGQKNGKLSNLCNGKNAYKIYDNFCIIQKDIQIKKVNKIHKFSCIQLQNTTVGRNLIKETDLDTFLTKNKEIWNEEEKISTYKGMLSPQEISIWNQNKNKEEKKKSGHHFNLSIDLNACIGCGSCIIACHSENNVPVVGKEEIRKSRDMHWLRVDRYYSKSNQNNIDQENIHDNTKVSFQPIMCQHCDYAPCETVCPVGATIHGKQGQNMMVYNRCVGTRYCANNCPYKVRRFNWFNYSNNQKFDFNMNNTLGKMVLNPDVVVRTRGVMEKCSLCIQRTQYVIGIAKKENREIKDKEFETACSISCPTNAITFGDINNENSLIYEKIKNTRSYKLLDFIGIRPNVSYQVKIRNDKKK
- the nrfD gene encoding NrfD/PsrC family molybdoenzyme membrane anchor subunit, with amino-acid sequence MSNHYDSSLRKPLILGKKTFKNITDDILNPIEKKAGNLWWIALFISILAFLWGLICIIYTIGTGIGVWGLNRTINWAWDITNFVWWVGIGHAGTLISAVLLLFRQKWRLSINRSAEAMTIFAVIQAGLFPIIHMGRPWNAHWVLPIPNQFGSLWPNFNSPLLWDVFAISTYFSVSTVFWFMGLIPDFAMIRDRVSDPFQKKIYGILSFGWGGTSKDWQRFEEISLILAGLCTPLVFSVHTIVSFDFATSVIKGWHSTIFPPYFVAGAIFSGFAMVQTLLGVARKVLSLESYITRNHIEYMNMIILLTGGIVLLAYISEFILAWYSGNPFEKFIYFSKEAATGPFWWAFWTLIICNIIIPQFLWIKYIRRSFFWSYVIAIIINIGMWFERFDIIVLNLSHDYLPSSWTGFIPSFVDVGIFIGTIGLFFVLYLLYIRTFPVISQSELKTILKPYNKNKENE
- a CDS encoding DUF3341 domain-containing protein, with product MNNKYIHALYDNDSTLMNSIKILQNNDFSIHEVYSPFPIHNLDKVLKLEKTNLSFLSFMYGLFGFCIASILTWYTMILDWPQNIGGKPSFSWIRNIPSFIPVIFELSIFFSAHFMCITYLIQCRLFPGFIRKNPDPRTTDNMFLIEIKIKKNTKRLVNLLKNNGAMEVFIKN
- a CDS encoding c-type cytochrome, with protein sequence MKNFYRITIILNMTSIFILGSCWLDKKKPNIVYMPDMYYSDAYEPYSDPDFYYYKKIKKIKIPLFLNGKTSSLLPVKGTVPRTDFYNSISYEIENKGFNYSKKIITYPFHVHENNNEDILKNGKKLYQINCSICHGDNGDGEGQLVKNEKILGIPNYKDRNITIGSVYYVITYGKNNMNSYASQLNEMDRWNISEYVMYLKNK
- a CDS encoding potassium channel family protein; the protein is MKIIIIGLGNFGRSLALNLTDNGHEVFGIDHKMEKIDLLKDHIANVVCMDANNESAYKVLPIQQADLGIVAIGENEGSSIVTTAILKKKYKNLRIVSRSLSKIHDTILEAMGISDVVHPEQDAAFRLTKQISFNYALDYFRVDNKHSIAEVFSPSSFSGKSLKSLKLTQKYSVSLITVIRDIKNPMSSKENFTRKVIGLVTGDTILQTGDILTLFGSNKSIMNFLKDKK
- a CDS encoding TrkH family potassium uptake protein; this translates as MIKIRLRNFLEIATSIILLYIIISLGWETFRFFNSEMIIGLVFIISIIHIFILLKTDLKRNYKLMVFLSFFILVIFIIFSLWKIFLCNDEKITDDIKIYLLVSLILHILIRVTYFIRIIYSKINNPAFIFIISFVSLSFLGSFLLMFPASTVKKISFIDALFTSTSAVCVTGLSVLDTAKDFTYLGKVIILILVELGGLGILTITSFFSYFFKDGFSFKEAIFVSNFLNTKTTSNVLTLAVKVVMFTITIELIGTLLIYCSIKDQNTIETDSPLFFSIFHSISAFCNSGFSTLSKGLYSHSVRFNYFLQIIVAFLLILGGIGFNILFNFFTYIWLTIKKYFYKIFKDEYLHHPAHIVTLNTKIVVTTTVFLLFFGTVFYYISEYHSSLSEHSSFYGKWIASFFSSATSRTAGFHVVNMNNLAPITIFLTIFLMWIGASPASTGGGIKTSTFALALMNIISLSRGKNRLEIERKEIPSESIRLSFSIIMLSLIVIYISILIIIFLDPKKDILSISFEVFSAFSTVGLSLGITSSLSNGSKLILICLMLLGRIGIFNVMVGLFKKNKISSHYYYRFPKGNILIN
- the tsaB gene encoding tRNA (adenosine(37)-N6)-threonylcarbamoyltransferase complex dimerization subunit type 1 TsaB, with protein sequence MSLILNLETSTKNCSVSIAKNGLCLVSIEEYSKEYFHSEKLHTFIKYATEISKIHLKDLKSVCVSKGPGSYTALRIGSSSAKGLCYSLGIPLLSMDSLTILSQKINVKSGFLIPMIQAKSDLFYTSLFNESKKRLYPISIKKIHDDFFTRFTKNQKVHFIGNVDFSVEKLISKKNFFFKAYPSAIDMSFISYVKFCDKKFDDIEKFVPFYL
- the nadE gene encoding NAD(+) synthase, producing the protein MKTKKIIKYIVFWLKKYIDQSQSNGFIIGISGGIDSSVTSSLVAMTKFPTIVLEMPILEKKKNFLAEKHAKFLTNTYSNVSYFKKDLSILFTSFCHIINKKNKKSSLALANLQSRLRMLTLYYYANVKNYLVVGTGNKVEDFGVGFFTKYGDGGVDLHPIADLTKSEVRFLAKELNIVDEIQKAKPTDGLWEDERSDENQLGVSYEELEWAMKITKKKDCNFSKEKYKIFKRYQILNQKNKHKMILIPVCKIPSLFKV